The following are encoded together in the Bos mutus isolate GX-2022 chromosome 3, NWIPB_WYAK_1.1, whole genome shotgun sequence genome:
- the INKA2 gene encoding PAK4-inhibitor INKA2, translated as MDCYLRRLKQELMSMKEVGDGLQDQMNCMMGALQELKLLQVQTALEQLEISGGGPAPGSPESPRTQLEPPQWEGSRGPVRPGACSPSNQASLGSTGSGKFPSHRSVCGRELATPPRTPLPEPQPSAQQGPELAEPDDWTSTLMSRGRNRQPLVLGDNVFADLVGNWLDLPELEKGGEKGETGEAGEPKGGRGQPRELGRRFALTANIFRKFLRSVRPDRDRLLKEKPGWVTPTASEPRAGRSQKVKKRSHSKGSGHCPFPGASEPRRGENASTGCPKALESSPSGFDINTAVWV; from the exons ATGGACTGCTATTTACGCCGCCTCAAACAGGAGCTG ATGTCCATGAAGGAAGTGGGTGATGGCTTGCAGGATCAGATGAACTGTATGATGGGGGCGCTGCAAGAACTGAAGCTCCTGCAGGTACAGACGGCCCTGGAGCAGCTGGAGATCTCTGGAGGGGGTCCTGCCCCAGGTTCTCCCGAAAGCCCCCGGACACAGCTCGAGCCCCCTCAGTGGGAGGGCAGCAGAGGTCCTGTCAGACCTGGGGCCTGCTCCCCCTCCAACCAAGCTTCTCTTGGCAGCACCGGCAGCGGCAAGTTTCCATCGCATAGGAGTGTGTGTGGGAGGGAGCTGGCCACCCCGCCCAGGACACCGCTGCCAGAGCCCCAGCCCTCTGCCCAGCAGGGGCCAGAGCTGGCAGAACCTGATGACTGGACCTCCACGTTGATGTCCCGGGGCCGGAATCGACAGCCTCTGGTGTTAGGCGACAACGTTTTTGCAGACTTGGTGGGCAACTGGCTGGACTTGCCAGAACTGGAGAAGGGTGGCGAGAAGGGTGAGACAGGGGAGGCGGGAGAGCCCAAAGGAGGGAGGGGCCAGCCTCGGGAGCTGGGCCGCAGGTTCGCCCTGACAGCAAACATCTTCAGAAAGTTCTTACGTAGCGTGAGGCCGGACCGCGACCGGCTGCTGAAGGAGAAACCAGGCTGGGTGACACCCACGGCCTCTGAGCCCCGAGCTGGACGCTCCCAGAAGGTCAAGAAGCGGAGCCACTCCAAGGGCTCTGGACATTGCCCCTTCCCAGGTGCCTCGGAGCCCAGAAGAGGAGAGAATGCTTCCACCGGCTGCCCCAAGGCCCTGGAATCCTCGCCCTCTGGCTTTGATATTAACACAGCTGTTTGGGTCTGA